One genomic segment of Rivularia sp. PCC 7116 includes these proteins:
- a CDS encoding transposase encodes MGLYIKNIPSQERIILAGDHTAWSRPNAPTLKERTYEHHTQSGIGGRPVTAGYGYSTLVWVPEEEGSWALPLRHERITSWENPINKAVWQLQQVCPQLPSRPLTLWDIEYGCAPFVIKTADINADKLMRLRSNLCLWGEPPSYSGRGKPRVHGGKFKLNDSTTWSEAAQTIEEKDSQVGYVKIKVWHNLHFREVCRGEAPHGELHVNLPFIP; translated from the coding sequence ATGGGACTATACATCAAAAATATACCAAGCCAAGAACGTATTATTCTTGCCGGAGACCATACTGCATGGTCAAGACCAAACGCACCAACGTTAAAAGAGAGGACTTATGAACATCATACCCAAAGTGGAATCGGAGGTCGCCCAGTAACAGCAGGATACGGTTACAGTACACTTGTATGGGTTCCAGAAGAAGAAGGAAGTTGGGCATTACCATTGCGACATGAGAGGATAACTAGTTGGGAGAACCCGATTAATAAAGCGGTATGGCAACTCCAACAAGTATGCCCGCAATTACCATCTCGACCTTTAACGTTATGGGATATTGAATACGGATGTGCGCCATTTGTAATCAAAACGGCTGACATTAATGCTGATAAATTAATGCGTTTACGCTCAAATTTATGTTTATGGGGAGAACCACCTTCATATTCAGGTAGAGGTAAGCCAAGAGTTCATGGAGGTAAATTCAAACTTAACGATTCAACAACTTGGTCAGAAGCAGCACAAACAATAGAAGAAAAAGATTCCCAAGTTGGGTATGTAAAAATTAAGGTTTGGCACAACTTACATTTCCGTGAAGTCTGCCGTGGGGAGGCTCCCCACGGCGAGCTTCACGTAAATCTCCCCTTCATCCCATGA
- a CDS encoding serine/threonine-protein kinase, translating into MLTGKTLQGGKYTINQEIGRGGFGITYKATHHFLHQEVVIKTLNHKLQKHPDFAKFERQFQDEARRLASCVHPNIVRVSDFFIEADFPYMVMEYIPGETLGEAFVMPGIPLPEDQAIHYIRQIGAALGAVHLKGLLHRDVKPDNIILRQNTNEVILIDFGIAREFNAGARQNHTGMVSEGYSPMEQYLTKAKRSAATDVYGLASTLYALLTAQVPMPVLLRDKEKMPSPRELQPHLSAAVNQAVMRGMAVEARFRPQTVAEWLDLLPDMTRRTVIQPVPTHAVPTIDLSTQEYEANVPPQAVAVMNPHVPSTQVNSEQTNGEVKEPWFKKMPSPRVLIGTGVAIFGVTLGFGLTKIASTAERQPKVAPALEKPVNETAAEILPSVELPYPSPSASPSTSPTPQETEAAKEVKTPPVNKTTKPRRIRRRARTKTRSAAASYTPKQRRRSNSSKKSSTRKSSSPSKVTEKKSTPTTSKKSTSSQSTSRQSTKRSYPKKTNTSSGASQRRRNTTSKPKRNSIPPKKVVPSPSLVERLRKVRDSRSNSSSPKNSVKLKPAKKPNKPVIVPAKPAAQSRNSNPPAVVVPTQQQ; encoded by the coding sequence ATGCTAACTGGTAAAACCTTACAGGGTGGTAAATATACTATCAACCAGGAAATTGGAAGGGGTGGTTTTGGTATTACCTACAAAGCAACTCATCATTTCTTGCATCAGGAAGTGGTGATTAAAACCCTTAACCATAAACTCCAAAAGCATCCGGATTTCGCTAAATTTGAACGTCAATTTCAGGATGAGGCTAGAAGATTAGCCAGTTGCGTTCATCCCAATATCGTAAGAGTCAGCGATTTTTTTATAGAAGCTGATTTTCCTTACATGGTTATGGAGTATATTCCTGGTGAAACCTTGGGCGAAGCATTTGTAATGCCGGGAATTCCTTTACCTGAAGATCAAGCAATTCATTATATTCGTCAAATTGGTGCGGCTTTGGGAGCAGTACATTTAAAAGGTTTACTGCATCGAGATGTTAAGCCAGATAACATTATTCTTCGTCAAAACACCAATGAAGTAATTTTGATTGATTTTGGGATTGCGCGGGAATTTAACGCTGGGGCAAGGCAAAACCACACGGGGATGGTATCTGAAGGATACTCCCCAATGGAACAATATTTAACAAAGGCAAAGCGATCGGCAGCTACAGATGTGTACGGTTTAGCATCTACGCTCTACGCATTATTAACGGCACAAGTACCAATGCCGGTATTGTTGCGAGATAAAGAGAAAATGCCTTCTCCTCGCGAGCTACAACCCCATTTGAGCGCTGCTGTGAATCAAGCTGTAATGCGCGGTATGGCTGTAGAAGCGCGTTTTCGTCCGCAAACGGTGGCGGAATGGTTGGATTTATTACCGGATATGACAAGAAGAACTGTAATTCAACCAGTACCAACTCATGCGGTGCCAACTATTGATTTATCTACCCAGGAATACGAGGCAAATGTACCACCTCAAGCAGTAGCGGTAATGAATCCTCATGTGCCATCGACGCAAGTAAATTCAGAACAAACAAACGGCGAAGTAAAAGAACCCTGGTTTAAAAAGATGCCTTCACCAAGGGTGCTAATTGGTACTGGCGTAGCAATTTTTGGTGTTACATTGGGTTTTGGTCTTACTAAGATTGCTTCTACTGCCGAAAGACAGCCTAAAGTGGCACCTGCTTTAGAAAAACCAGTTAATGAAACTGCCGCAGAAATACTCCCGAGTGTAGAATTACCATACCCTTCACCTTCGGCTTCACCTTCAACTTCACCTACACCCCAGGAAACTGAAGCTGCAAAGGAAGTGAAAACACCTCCGGTAAATAAAACTACAAAGCCAAGAAGGATTAGAAGAAGAGCTAGAACTAAAACCAGATCCGCCGCTGCCAGTTATACTCCAAAACAGCGCAGACGCAGTAACTCTAGTAAAAAATCCTCGACTAGAAAATCCTCTTCACCTTCTAAAGTGACTGAGAAGAAATCAACCCCAACAACTTCAAAAAAATCAACTTCAAGTCAATCAACTTCGCGTCAATCAACAAAGCGCAGCTATCCGAAGAAAACTAATACCTCTTCAGGTGCATCGCAAAGACGGCGCAACACTACGAGCAAACCCAAAAGAAATTCAATTCCACCCAAAAAAGTAGTTCCTTCACCGTCTTTAGTAGAGAGACTTAGAAAAGTAAGAGATTCCCGTAGCAATAGTTCATCCCCTAAAAATAGTGTTAAATTGAAACCCGCCAAAAAACCAAACAAACCAGTTATTGTACCAGCAAAACCAGCTGCACAATCAAGAAATTCTAATCCTCCAGCAGTGGTAGTACCAACTCAACAGCAATAG
- a CDS encoding BamA/TamA family outer membrane protein, with product MRISSAAIFTLAALAATNIDNKATAANDSTPLSEEQKAENIVVPVIEDTPAPEQAIAQPETLPVQQFSSVSSVSDSVSRGDMQLSVNSKQLPVNSKGVESQKQENIKQKQIVIKNSPAPLRSPSPTPPLPPSGTPVKPKSDFVVPATNVQIVGVSPELQQVIKGVIKTQPGADTSQTQLKQDVAAISETGLFAGATVNSRSNEQGLSVVFQAKPVVVRSLQLSNAKALSYQVAQKVFQSQIGKPISPVAMKKAVEDINKWYTENNYSLARVTSIKPNSQGVLDINVAEGLIGNIKFRFINDDNKTVDKKGKPIEGRTKPEFITKQIQVKSGQIFKENRVRQDVQRLYATGLFERVNLELEGDANKVDVVYYIKEAGARSVNVGGNYSADQGIVGTLNYNDRNVGGINENLNVNLQLSRRDLNFDTRFTSPYRANNPNRLGYSLNAFRKRQLSNTFNDDIKLANDDKVREGKFGGSVTLQRPIDGWNTTLGFNYTRVSITDSKGKVQAVDAQNNPLTKSGTGIDDLATVSLNAVKDRRNNPFNPTKGSVVKLSTEQSLPFGQGEISMNRLKADYTQYVPVKLFKSSQTQVFALNVQAGTVLGDLPPYESFGLGGSNSVRGYGAGDVGNGRSYVLASAEYRFPMPILDSLGGVLFADFATDLGSGDTVVGDPAGVRNKPGEGFGYGAGVRLNSPLGLIRADYGVNNQGDTRVHFGIGHRF from the coding sequence ATGCGAATTTCTTCTGCTGCAATTTTTACTTTAGCTGCATTAGCGGCTACCAATATTGATAATAAGGCAACTGCTGCAAATGATTCGACTCCCCTATCCGAGGAGCAAAAAGCTGAAAACATTGTAGTTCCAGTAATCGAGGATACCCCCGCACCAGAACAGGCGATCGCTCAACCGGAAACTTTGCCAGTTCAACAGTTTTCATCAGTTAGCAGCGTTAGCGATAGCGTATCCCGCGGGGACATGCAGTTATCAGTTAACAGTAAACAGTTACCAGTAAACAGTAAAGGGGTAGAATCGCAAAAACAAGAGAATATAAAACAAAAACAAATAGTAATAAAAAATTCTCCTGCTCCCTTGCGCTCTCCATCTCCGACTCCCCCTCTTCCTCCTTCTGGGACTCCTGTAAAACCCAAAAGTGATTTCGTAGTTCCTGCTACCAACGTGCAGATAGTGGGGGTTAGTCCAGAGTTACAGCAAGTAATTAAAGGTGTAATTAAGACTCAACCGGGAGCAGATACCAGTCAAACTCAGCTAAAACAAGATGTAGCGGCAATTTCAGAAACCGGTTTGTTTGCAGGTGCAACTGTCAACAGCCGCAGTAACGAGCAAGGTTTGAGCGTAGTCTTTCAAGCAAAACCCGTAGTAGTACGTTCGCTACAATTATCTAATGCCAAAGCGCTTTCCTATCAGGTTGCTCAAAAGGTTTTTCAATCGCAAATTGGCAAGCCTATTAGTCCAGTGGCAATGAAAAAAGCTGTAGAAGATATTAATAAGTGGTATACCGAAAATAACTATAGTTTGGCGCGGGTAACTTCAATTAAGCCCAACTCTCAAGGGGTATTAGATATTAATGTGGCTGAAGGCTTGATTGGTAATATTAAATTTCGTTTTATTAATGATGATAATAAGACGGTTGATAAAAAAGGTAAACCAATAGAAGGACGTACTAAACCAGAATTTATTACAAAGCAAATACAGGTTAAATCCGGTCAAATATTCAAAGAAAATCGAGTTAGACAGGACGTACAGCGGTTATACGCAACTGGATTATTTGAAAGAGTTAATCTAGAACTTGAAGGCGATGCGAATAAAGTTGATGTAGTTTACTACATTAAGGAAGCTGGAGCGCGCTCTGTAAATGTTGGTGGTAATTACAGTGCCGACCAAGGAATTGTTGGTACTTTAAACTACAATGACCGAAATGTTGGTGGTATCAACGAAAATCTAAATGTTAATCTTCAGCTTTCTCGACGGGATTTAAACTTTGATACTAGATTCACCAGCCCTTATCGAGCTAACAATCCCAACCGTCTTGGTTACAGTCTTAATGCTTTTCGCAAACGCCAACTTTCTAATACCTTTAATGATGATATTAAGCTGGCAAATGACGATAAAGTCCGAGAAGGAAAGTTTGGTGGTAGCGTAACTCTCCAACGCCCCATTGATGGATGGAATACCACTTTAGGATTTAACTATACTCGCGTTAGTATTACCGACAGTAAAGGAAAAGTTCAAGCGGTTGATGCTCAAAATAATCCTTTAACCAAAAGCGGTACTGGTATTGATGATTTAGCGACTGTATCTTTAAATGCTGTAAAAGACCGTCGTAATAATCCTTTTAATCCTACTAAGGGTTCTGTTGTCAAGTTAAGCACAGAACAATCCCTTCCCTTCGGACAAGGAGAAATTTCTATGAACCGTTTGAAGGCTGACTATACCCAATATGTACCGGTCAAATTATTTAAATCTTCTCAAACTCAAGTATTTGCTCTCAACGTTCAAGCTGGTACGGTTCTTGGAGATTTACCGCCTTATGAAAGTTTCGGCTTAGGCGGTTCTAATTCCGTTCGCGGATATGGTGCTGGTGATGTTGGGAACGGTCGCTCCTACGTATTAGCTTCGGCTGAATATCGCTTTCCTATGCCTATTTTAGATTCTTTGGGAGGAGTACTATTTGCTGACTTTGCTACAGATTTAGGCTCTGGGGATACAGTCGTGGGAGATCCGGCAGGAGTACGCAACAAACCTGGTGAAGGATTCGGTTATGGTGCTGGAGTGCGCTTAAATTCTCCTTTGGGTTTAATTCGTGCAGACTATGGTGTTAACAATCAAGGAGATACCAGGGTACATTTTGGTATCGGTCATCGGTTTTAA
- a CDS encoding lipid-A-disaccharide synthase-related protein, translating to MSEISPLTFTKKSQATTSNLRLLVLSNGHGEDVIAVRILRELQQQDSSPEIFALPLVGEGHAYQKLDIPVIGSVRSMPSGGFIYQDARQLSKDVRSGLLKLTLNQFKAIRRWVKTQKKSGYSPKILAVGDIVPLLFAWLSGSKYAFVGTAKSEYYLRDETGWLKRDTQAARWEGWSGSVYLPWERWLMSRQRCQAVFPRDSLTTEILKQWKIPAFDLGNPMMDGLEPSFPQKRFYASDTRKQEIERPLAIALLPGSRIPEAYKNWEKITVAVSALIATFREQDFIGHTSGNIVFLAGIAPGLDCNILAKTLKNQGWNIVPNEDSPINIPDNRALTLKHKNAFLILSQTAYNDCLHLGDIAIAMAGTATEQFVGLGKPAIIIPGEGPQFTPLFAEAQTRLLGSSVILVKQPSDVASQITNLFNNPDRLHMIANNGKRRMGKPGAAERIAESLMKNW from the coding sequence ATGAGTGAAATATCACCTCTCACCTTTACTAAAAAATCACAAGCCACAACCTCTAATTTACGGTTATTGGTATTGAGCAACGGGCATGGGGAAGATGTAATTGCAGTCCGCATTTTACGGGAATTGCAGCAGCAAGACTCATCGCCAGAAATTTTTGCTTTACCTTTAGTTGGTGAAGGACATGCTTACCAAAAATTAGATATTCCCGTAATTGGTTCGGTACGCTCGATGCCTAGTGGTGGCTTTATTTACCAAGATGCTCGGCAACTAAGCAAAGATGTACGTAGTGGTTTGCTAAAACTAACCCTAAATCAATTTAAAGCTATTCGTCGCTGGGTTAAAACTCAGAAGAAATCTGGCTATTCACCAAAAATTTTGGCTGTAGGGGATATCGTACCTTTATTATTTGCTTGGCTAAGCGGTTCTAAATATGCTTTTGTAGGTACGGCAAAATCGGAATACTATTTGCGAGATGAAACCGGATGGTTGAAACGAGATACCCAAGCCGCACGTTGGGAAGGCTGGAGTGGTTCGGTTTACTTACCTTGGGAAAGATGGTTGATGAGTCGCCAGCGCTGTCAAGCTGTATTTCCTAGAGATTCCTTAACTACAGAAATATTAAAACAGTGGAAAATTCCCGCTTTTGATTTAGGCAACCCGATGATGGATGGTTTAGAGCCAAGCTTTCCACAAAAAAGATTTTATGCCAGCGATACTCGAAAACAAGAAATAGAGCGTCCTTTAGCAATTGCTCTCTTACCAGGTTCTCGCATTCCCGAAGCTTATAAAAATTGGGAAAAAATTACAGTTGCAGTTTCAGCATTAATAGCAACTTTCCGCGAACAAGATTTTATTGGACACACTTCAGGCAACATCGTATTTTTAGCGGGTATTGCTCCTGGTTTAGACTGCAATATCTTAGCCAAAACTCTGAAAAATCAAGGCTGGAATATTGTACCAAACGAAGATTCCCCCATTAACATTCCTGACAATCGGGCATTAACACTTAAGCATAAAAATGCTTTTTTAATTTTGTCTCAAACTGCTTATAATGACTGCTTGCATCTCGGAGATATTGCGATCGCGATGGCAGGCACGGCAACCGAACAATTCGTAGGTTTAGGAAAACCAGCCATTATCATACCTGGAGAAGGACCTCAATTTACCCCCCTCTTCGCCGAAGCCCAAACTCGTCTGTTGGGTTCCTCTGTGATTTTAGTCAAACAACCCAGCGATGTTGCTTCCCAAATCACAAACCTCTTTAACAACCCCGATAGACTGCATATGATAGCCAACAACGGTAAGCGGCGCATGGGTAAACCTGGTGCAGCAGAAAGGATTGCTGAATCTTTAATGAAGAATTGGTAA
- a CDS encoding RNA 2'-phosphotransferase: MNNSRLTKVSKYLSKHLRHQPERIGIKLAAGGWVEVDELLEACRKNKFPVTRADLEEVVANNDKKRFSFDSTGTKIRANQGHSVEVDLQLLPSVPPDVLYHGTGHKTVGVIMANGLSKMSRHHVHLSFDIGTAKKVGARHGKAVVFAVDAAKMYEAGFVFYCSDNGVWLTDNVPAQYLKVIN, encoded by the coding sequence ATGAATAATTCACGTTTAACAAAAGTCAGCAAATACCTCAGCAAACATTTACGTCATCAACCAGAAAGAATCGGTATTAAATTAGCTGCCGGTGGTTGGGTTGAGGTTGATGAATTATTAGAAGCTTGTAGAAAGAACAAATTTCCTGTCACCCGCGCCGATTTAGAAGAAGTTGTTGCTAACAATGATAAAAAACGCTTTTCTTTTGATTCTACCGGTACTAAAATTCGAGCAAATCAAGGGCACAGTGTAGAAGTTGATTTGCAGTTATTGCCATCCGTTCCTCCCGACGTACTTTATCACGGTACCGGACATAAAACGGTAGGAGTAATTATGGCAAACGGGCTTTCTAAAATGTCCCGGCATCACGTACATTTATCTTTTGATATTGGTACGGCTAAAAAAGTTGGTGCAAGACATGGGAAAGCTGTAGTTTTTGCAGTTGATGCCGCAAAAATGTATGAAGCGGGTTTCGTTTTCTACTGTTCCGATAACGGAGTGTGGTTGACGGATAATGTACCAGCGCAATATTTGAAGGTTATTAATTAG
- a CDS encoding serine/threonine-protein kinase, with translation MIGKILDGRYEIISKLGQGGFGTTYLAIDRKLPDKDRCVVKHFSPLVTDANSLFHARRLFENEAKTLNRLGNHNQIPRLLAHFEEEEEFYLVQEYVAGKDLSSEITRNKQWNEQDVIALLLDVLEVLQFVHQNNVIHRDIKPSNLIRRRHDGKIFLVDFGAVKQISSHTVSSGGRTIGIGTCGYMPSEQSQGEPRLCSDIYAVGIIGIQALTGLPVTHIAKDSVTNEIICDEQKQVSPKLAKVLKKMVRYHPQERYPSASEALEALQNITPAYSVTKSIQLKTFVGLAAIALVTFIGSWLFLIPRNDLDIYQNTLYGISIKYPQKWQKSVTPDRITGNLAKFMPPMADTDTYPENINLIVRDLPENRQELKQFTNSYLDDIKQVYPDAEIIQQGKTELNNQPAYQVIYTTKDNENNIQRLQIWTVKNNKAYVITYTANINKYSQYLDIAQRMIHSFEIE, from the coding sequence ATGATAGGTAAAATCCTAGACGGGCGCTATGAAATAATTAGCAAACTGGGACAAGGCGGTTTCGGTACTACTTATCTCGCTATTGATAGAAAGCTACCTGACAAAGATAGATGTGTTGTTAAACATTTCTCACCTTTAGTTACAGATGCCAATAGCTTATTCCATGCACGACGACTATTTGAAAATGAAGCCAAAACTCTTAACCGTTTAGGCAATCATAACCAAATTCCTCGACTGCTAGCGCATTTTGAGGAAGAAGAAGAATTTTATTTGGTGCAGGAGTATGTTGCTGGAAAGGATTTAAGTAGTGAAATTACCCGCAATAAGCAGTGGAATGAGCAGGATGTAATTGCTTTATTGTTAGATGTTTTAGAGGTATTGCAGTTTGTCCACCAAAATAATGTTATTCATCGCGATATCAAACCCTCTAATTTGATTCGTCGTCGTCATGACGGTAAGATTTTTTTGGTTGATTTTGGAGCAGTTAAACAGATAAGTTCCCATACTGTAAGTTCTGGCGGACGAACAATCGGAATTGGCACCTGTGGCTATATGCCCAGCGAACAAAGTCAAGGTGAACCCAGGCTATGTAGTGATATTTATGCTGTGGGAATAATCGGAATTCAAGCACTTACAGGTTTACCAGTTACTCACATAGCGAAAGATAGTGTGACTAATGAAATTATCTGCGATGAACAAAAGCAGGTGAGTCCAAAGTTAGCTAAAGTTTTGAAAAAAATGGTTAGGTATCACCCTCAAGAAAGATACCCATCGGCAAGTGAAGCTTTAGAAGCGCTACAAAATATTACACCTGCTTATTCGGTTACTAAATCAATTCAGCTAAAAACTTTTGTTGGTTTAGCAGCTATTGCTTTAGTCACTTTCATAGGAAGTTGGTTGTTTTTAATACCGCGTAATGATTTAGACATTTATCAAAACACTCTTTACGGAATAAGTATTAAATATCCTCAAAAATGGCAAAAATCTGTAACTCCAGACAGAATTACTGGTAATTTGGCGAAATTTATGCCACCGATGGCAGATACAGATACATATCCAGAAAACATTAATTTAATTGTCCGGGATTTACCTGAAAATAGGCAAGAACTAAAGCAATTTACTAATTCTTATTTAGATGATATCAAGCAAGTTTATCCAGATGCTGAAATTATTCAGCAAGGAAAAACAGAACTTAATAATCAACCAGCTTATCAAGTAATTTATACTACCAAAGATAACGAAAATAATATTCAAAGATTGCAAATTTGGACGGTGAAAAATAACAAGGCTTATGTAATTACTTACACGGCAAATATAAATAAATATTCGCAGTATTTAGACATTGCTCAGAGAATGATTCATTCGTTTGAAATTGAGTAA
- a CDS encoding COP23 domain-containing protein, whose protein sequence is MKIRSIFQALTTGMITLGVFSAVSPSTVAQAQPKKTYFCGQSKNGNWTTFARNYNNRRIPVIYWVKKLGGYTPKMRCEVISPKFQSAYKSGILNYLTSGVHRGQPVICATSQYGGPCSQILFTLKSHREASSVLQQLINVGYRAGDGGVFQSGNSSGVYIDMQRLLTAESQTK, encoded by the coding sequence ATGAAAATCCGATCGATTTTCCAGGCTTTAACAACAGGAATGATTACTCTGGGTGTATTTTCTGCCGTTAGTCCATCTACCGTTGCTCAAGCTCAACCTAAAAAAACCTATTTTTGTGGTCAGAGTAAGAATGGTAATTGGACTACATTTGCAAGGAATTACAACAACAGACGAATCCCTGTAATTTACTGGGTTAAAAAGTTAGGTGGCTACACTCCTAAAATGCGATGTGAAGTTATATCTCCTAAATTTCAGAGCGCCTATAAAAGTGGAATTCTCAATTACCTTACATCTGGGGTTCATCGGGGACAACCTGTAATATGTGCTACCAGTCAATATGGTGGCCCTTGCAGTCAAATTTTGTTTACTCTTAAATCCCATCGAGAAGCTAGTTCAGTACTTCAACAACTTATAAATGTTGGATATCGCGCTGGTGATGGTGGAGTTTTTCAATCTGGAAATTCTTCTGGGGTTTATATCGATATGCAACGCTTGTTGACGGCTGAATCTCAAACGAAATAA